ATGCCTAAATAATTCATGTAGGTGCGATAGCAGATTTTGAACGTCGGGAAAATATGCTGCCGCCATACGGCCTTGTAACATCGTGCCTGATTGCCGCTTTCATAGTAACGCTCGGTAATGGCTCGAACCATCCTTATGCGCTCTATGGTACTTTCGTGGTGTTTTCGTTTCTCCATCTGCTTCCTTTTTATTACCTTTGCAAATGTCCTTTTGCAAAGGCTTTGCGCCGGTTCGCTGTATTTTAGCAGATGGAGCCGGCGCGGCTTTTTATTCCACGTCGGTCATGCCGAGCGGAATATTCACCCACGCACCCTTTTCGTTTTTGTATTCGGCACGAATGTATTTCTTGGTTTCGGTGGGCTGGTAGCTTTCCTCGATGATTTGCACACCCTCGATAAAACGCTCGTTGCCCGTTTCCTCGGCCATCTTACGGAGCTGGAGCACGCGGCTGGCCTTGATGTTCCCGCTTTGGTCACGGGAAAGCAGACGCAGCACGGCATTCACAAGGGCTTTGCTCGTTTCATCTTTGGCAAGGCTTTCAATATATGCCTTGACCATTGCGATGCCGTCCTCCACCGTGTCACGGTAGCCATCGATGGTGTTCACGCCGAGGGTAAGACGGAGTTTGCTGTCGCCGGAGGTAAACGTGTGGCTACGCTGGTCGTCTTTCGTCAGCCCCAGCACCTCCGACTTCATTTTCAGAATGGCGTCGAAGTTGCCGAAAACGGTGTTCTTGACCGTCTTAATCTGTTCGCTCAACTCTTGGAGGACGGGCAGCGTGGTACGCAGTTCGTCATCCACCATAGCGGCGTAGTTCTCGCGCTGCCGCTTGCGCTGTGCCGAAGCTTCTTTCTTTTGTTTCTCCGCGCGGTACGCCTCAAATTCTTGGCGTTCTTCCGCTGTCATTGTTACATTTTCCATATTAAACGGATTTTGAAGTTATTAAAAAGGGATTAAATGCTGTTTAATCGTTGTCGAAGTGCCGGTATATATCATCGGCGTATTCGGCCATGTCGGCCTGCGTCTGCGCCCATTCGGCAAGTTCCCTCATGAATGCCGCGTATTCCTCGCTTTCCATTTCGACGGTACGCTCCCTGATGGTGCGCTGCACGTCTTTCATTACTACATTGCTCATATCTTAAAAACTTTTCCAAGTGTTGCCAAACGCGACAAAGCAATCATTTCCTCCTTTTTCTTCTCTTGTTTGGGCTTACGTTCCCAACAGTCAGGGCAATAAACGCCACTCGGTGTGTTATACATACCGCCTTTTATCTCTTTGCCGCAAAGACAACACGTTATTGATTTCTTTTTCATATTATTGTTTTGATGGTTTCCACTCGATTGTTATCACGGCATCGAGTTTACCGCTACCGTTACACACGGGGCAGTCTTTTTTCACACGCTCCCGCAGTTCTTCACTCCAAAAGAAGCCGTTACCGTGACAATACCCGCACGAATGACCGCTGCTGATGATGTCTTCTTTCAGATTGCCACCCCCGACAAATGCAGGAGGTGTTACTTTGATGATGTCGCTTTTTACACTCATACCTGATTTGTTATTAGTTTATTAAAATGGCATCGTATTCCAATAGTTACGCCAATGCCCGAAACAATCACATCGGTTTCCGTCATTTTCTCTACGGACAAAAGCGAGATTGTTTCTATCAATCAATAGCTCATTGTAAGGGTATTGTTTAACTCTGATTTTATAGGCTCGTAGAGCAAGCCAGCGATTCTTTATTTTATTCATGCCTGTTTTGTTATTAGTTATACACAAATACTTTTAAACTCCGATTGAGAAATCTTTCCCTTCTCTTCGATTACTCTAAAGAAAGCAGTAGCCGGACAAACATCTGCATCTGTCGTTGTAAGACAAACGCCATCAGAAGGGAAGTATTCACAACCTATATCATTGTCCCAATCTATATACTTTTGAGCTTCTATCGCTACTTTATCGCAATATTGCCTATATGAGATGTACGAACTTCCGACTTCGTTTATCAATCTCTTTATATTCATTACTGATTTGTTTGAAACATATTATACTGAAAATCATATCCCAATGTCCGCAGCCGTTTTTCCTGTACCGCACTGCGGTTCTTGCTGTCCTCCGGAAGTATGACCACCCGTTGTTCACGGTTGAACAGGTAGCCTTTCTTCCGCATCCAGTAGCGCAGATTGCGCTCCTTACGCATTTGCCTGTCTTTTGTTCCCATGACCTAACAGTGTTTGCATAAACAGGGTGTCGGCAATGTCATTTACCGCCTGTATGTCTTTTACCTTGTTGTTGAACGCGGCCACCAGATTGCGCAACCTTTCACGCGGTATCTTGTTAAAGTCCGTGTGTCCCGTGGCACGGCAGGCAATACCTTTAATCACCGTGGCGTTACTCTCTTTGCCCGTGGCTTTCAGATAGCCGCCGATGGCGGCCATTACACGCTTGCGCAGTTTGTCCATTTCACCCGCGCCCGTCTTTTCATTCACCTGTGCCGAAAGCTGACCGCACACGTTTATCAAATCGTGGGTATCCATGTCGCGGCTGCTTTCCACACCGTAGCTTTCCACAATGGCGCGTTTCTCCGCGTCAGTCAGCCCCAACACGCTGCAAAGGGTGTGGAACTTCTTCAAAATATCCCTGTGGATTTCATCCATCGTTTTGTTTTCTGTCATATCATTTTACATTTTATCAATCCAATACTCCTGTGCGCCTGCTTCCCATATCACGAAGTCCGCGCCGCCCTCACCGAGGTCGGCAACCTCGTAACGGGTAGTGACGAATGCCTTGTAACCCTCCACACGTATTTTTATCTCACTGTCATAGCGGATGTTCTGTGCCATCGTGCCTTTGGGCTGGCCTGCCTTTTCATGGCTAATGAAAATAAACAGTTTGCCGGGGAACTCGTCACGCAAAGTCTGGTACTGATCCATATTGAAGCGTCTTAAATAATGTACGCTGTCAATCACAATCACGTCAGGGCTTTGTTTCTTCTTCAAACGGGTGCGCAATTCTTTCAGCTGTTCTTTATTCAGCAGTATAATGCGGTTGCCGACTTCCGCCATGCCCACGCGCTCCCATGCTTTTTGCAATGACAGGCTTAAACCCTGCTCCAGACTATTATATGCCACGCGACGAAAGCGGGTAAGGTACTTGCAGACCTGCATCACAAAGGTGGTTTTACCTGAGCCGCTGCCGCCGTAGATTATCCATGCGCCACGCAGTTCCGGTCGTCCGAAGCTGGCAAGAAATGCCCCGTCAAAGTCGGCCACCTCAAATTTTGCCGTCAGTACGTTTTTATTGCTTATCGCCCGTCCCATAGCTATTTATTTACCCTCCTTTTGCAAAGCCCAAATAGCGCGTTTTACACGACGCAAATCACATTCGCAGTCCTCCACTATGCGGTTGATGGCGTTCGTGGCTGTAATGCCGTTTGCTACGCAAATGGCGGCTACATCCTCGCTGTTCACCACCTGCAACTCCACGAACTTGCGTCCCATGCGGCTGTAAATTTCCTCGTACCCCTTGCGTTTGGTGCGCAGCCCTTTTTTAATGCGCTTCTCCAGAAAATTGGTGGCGCAAAGGATGATTCCACAGTGTCCCTCCAGCTGGTTGTAAAGGCTGATAAAGAAATAAAGCACCTGATCCGAAAGTTTGTCGGCCTCGTCAAGCACCACAAGCGGATTTTCCTTGCGTTTGAGCGTGTCGATGATGTCGTCCATCATATCCGACACCGTGCTGCCCGTGAAGTCCACACCCATACATTGCAGCAGCTTGCCCATGAACGTGCGGCGGTTCCAATACTCGGAGCAGCAGAGGTGGTAAACGTGGCGGTGCGCGGCGGCGTAGTTCTTTATGGCTTCCGTCTTACCGCATCCGGCATCACCCGTAACGGCCAATACAAGGCTGTCCTCGCGGGCATTGTCAAGCAGGAAGCCCATGCGGCTGTACGCGCGTGTTTCAGCAATGCGCCATGCTTTTGCCTCGTGTCCCGTCTGGGCGGCTATCGTGCGCCACATTTCCTCGCTGATGGTGTCCCAATCTCCTGCCAGCACCTTGCTGACAGTGGCCGCGCTTACGCCGTTCATGCTGTTGGCCGCCTTGTTTTGGCTGCCTTTCTGCGCGCAGTAGTCTTTAAGACGTGCGGCAATCTGTTGTTTTTCGTCCTTTTGCATCTTATTTCGTTTTAGAAAATTGAATAATCGTCTTTATCTGTCGAGGGTGCGCCCTGCGGTATAATGGGAACTTCCACCGTCTTAACTTCTATCGCCTCCACATCAACAGCTTTCAGACGTTTCTGCGCTTTCGGCAGTTTATGCTGTCCGCGGCTGTCACATAACAGTAGGCGGTTTAACGTATTATCCTCACGCATGTACGTATCGGCCTTTTCATAAGCGGCATTCAGGTTCTCCAGAACGTACCCCTCCAGCCGTTCGTTAAAATCAAACACCTTTTGAAGTTCCGCGGCATCACCCGTCTTTCGGTCGGCAAGTGCCATCGGCTGCACGTATTTTTCTGTCAGCATGAAACGCAGCGTGCCGTCTTCATTCACAGCCAGAACCTCATGCAGGTTGTCAGGATCGTACTTGACCGTCCAGCGTGTTCCCGTGTGTTCCCTGAAACGGATGTCAAAACAGTCATAGTCGCGCTTCATACCCAGAAGCGTGGGGCGCAGGCCGCTGCCCTCGATGGCGTTCTTGAAGCCTGTCGCCGCGCCGAAGCTGTACAGATACGCCTCACGGTTCAAAGGCAGGCGGCGTTCCGTCGGCAGGTTCTCCATCAATGCGCGGAACTGCGCTATTTTTAAGGCGCGTTCAGCCTGTATCATTTCCTCTATCTGGCGGCGGACGCCTGCCTCGTCGGGGAAACTGTGCCGAAGCCTGTTCAGGGCTTCCGCATTGGGCTGGCGTTTCGGGTTCGTCGTCACGCCGTAGCCGCTCCAGTTGTTCCACTTGTTACAGTAGGTTTCATTCAGGTAGTCGAAATACGGTTCTATTACCTTTGACTTGGCGTTCTTCACGCGGGCGGGGGTCAGCAATTTGCCCATCACGCCATAAACAGGCGTCATGGCCTTAATGGCATAGTGGTCGCATTGTATCTGGTTTGCCCGAAGCATGACCCCGAAAAGCTCCTCGCTGTGCTTGGCTGCATTGCGTAGTGCTTCGGCTATCAAATCGGGGGTCTCGTGCGTGCCGATGGCATACCCTATCGGGTAATTTACACACGGGTCAAGCACCACCTCCAACGTCAGACGGTTGTCGTAATTGGCGACGTTGTGTCCCTTGCTGTTCGTCTTGGTCTTTTGATAGAGCAGTTCCACATCCCAACCGTCA
The nucleotide sequence above comes from Bacteroides sp. AN502(2024). Encoded proteins:
- a CDS encoding DUF3164 family protein — translated: MENVTMTAEERQEFEAYRAEKQKKEASAQRKRQRENYAAMVDDELRTTLPVLQELSEQIKTVKNTVFGNFDAILKMKSEVLGLTKDDQRSHTFTSGDSKLRLTLGVNTIDGYRDTVEDGIAMVKAYIESLAKDETSKALVNAVLRLLSRDQSGNIKASRVLQLRKMAEETGNERFIEGVQIIEESYQPTETKKYIRAEYKNEKGAWVNIPLGMTDVE
- a CDS encoding ATP-binding protein, which codes for MGRAISNKNVLTAKFEVADFDGAFLASFGRPELRGAWIIYGGSGSGKTTFVMQVCKYLTRFRRVAYNSLEQGLSLSLQKAWERVGMAEVGNRIILLNKEQLKELRTRLKKKQSPDVIVIDSVHYLRRFNMDQYQTLRDEFPGKLFIFISHEKAGQPKGTMAQNIRYDSEIKIRVEGYKAFVTTRYEVADLGEGGADFVIWEAGAQEYWIDKM
- a CDS encoding AAA family ATPase, with the translated sequence MGFLLDNAREDSLVLAVTGDAGCGKTEAIKNYAAAHRHVYHLCCSEYWNRRTFMGKLLQCMGVDFTGSTVSDMMDDIIDTLKRKENPLVVLDEADKLSDQVLYFFISLYNQLEGHCGIILCATNFLEKRIKKGLRTKRKGYEEIYSRMGRKFVELQVVNSEDVAAICVANGITATNAINRIVEDCECDLRRVKRAIWALQKEGK